A region of Aulosira sp. FACHB-615 DNA encodes the following proteins:
- a CDS encoding response regulator, with translation MVNDSVEKTQVHRRVEILLVEDSPSDANLTMKGFVNAKIANNLHWVEDGETAMNYLRQQGEFANAPRPDLILLDLNLPGMDGREVLTEIKSDPNLKHIPVVVLTTSADEQDILRSYHLSANCYVTKPLDVYQFLEVVHLIKDFWLTAVTLPPDLSVS, from the coding sequence ATTTTGCTAGTTGAAGACTCTCCCAGCGATGCTAATCTCACGATGAAAGGCTTTGTCAATGCCAAGATTGCCAATAACTTGCACTGGGTAGAAGATGGTGAAACAGCAATGAATTATCTACGCCAGCAAGGAGAGTTTGCTAATGCTCCTCGTCCCGATTTAATTTTACTTGATTTGAATTTACCGGGGATGGATGGGCGAGAAGTGCTGACAGAAATTAAATCTGACCCCAATTTGAAGCATATTCCGGTTGTAGTGCTGACTACTTCAGCCGATGAACAAGACATACTACGTTCTTATCATCTCAGTGCTAATTGTTATGTAACCAAACCCCTTGATGTCTATCAATTTCTTGAGGTTGTGCATTTAATTAAAGATTTTTGGTTAACGGCAGTTACCCTACCACCAGACTTATCAGTTTCATAG